The proteins below are encoded in one region of Triticum aestivum cultivar Chinese Spring chromosome 1B, IWGSC CS RefSeq v2.1, whole genome shotgun sequence:
- the LOC123091123 gene encoding uncharacterized protein: MTLCRHSVANTSPFASPSSVLDNYGEQCIQLEARRPFKNITNVPVVNSTTASKAKQGWCMDSSVVDQYGCSSNMKQVLVYLKRVKTYLNWTKALFFSQICAT, encoded by the exons ATGACTCTGTGTCGGCATTCTGTTGCAAATACCAGCCCATTTGCTTCTCCTTCATCAGTCCTAG ATAACTATGGAGAACAATGCATACAGTTGGAAGCACGGAGGCCTTTTAAAAATATTACGAATGTCCCAGTGGTTAATTCAACGACGGCATCAAAAGCGAAACAAG GTTGGTGCATGGACAGTTCAGTGGTCGATCAGTATGGTTGCTCATCAAACATGAAGCAAG TTTTGGTATATCTAAAGCGGGTAAAGACATATCTGAATTGGACCAAGGCCTTATTCTTCAGTCAAATATGTGCCACCTAG